The sequence below is a genomic window from Candidatus Methylomirabilota bacterium.
GAAGCACGTGTACTCCCACACGCCGTCGAAGGCCTCGCGGTGGTCGCGGGCCAGGGTGAACACGTCGCGCTGCTCGACGGCCATGTCCACGCCCTCCGCGGCGGCCAGGCGACGGGCCTCGGCCACGGCGGCCTCCGCGAAATCGAAAGCGGTGACGCGGTAGCCGCGGCGGGCCAGGAGGCGCGCGTCGTGACCGCGGCCGCAGCCGGGCACCGCGAGGTGAGCATCCCGGGTTGTCCGCGGACTGGGGGAGTGCGGGGGCCATGTCCGGGCCCCCGCAGCTGAAGACTCGAACGTGCCGCCGGCGTCGAGCCAGGCTTCGAGAGCCGGCGACGGTCCGCCCAGCTCCCAGCCGTCCTGGCCCTCGGCGTAGAGGCCGTCCCAGAAGTCGGATCCGCTTACCGGGGGGCGATGCTGCTCCACTCGAGGCCCTGGAAGTCGGG
It includes:
- a CDS encoding methyltransferase domain-containing protein, which encodes MEQHRPPVSGSDFWDGLYAEGQDGWELGGPSPALEAWLDAGGTFESSAAGARTWPPHSPSPRTTRDAHLAVPGCGRGHDARLLARRGYRVTAFDFAEAAVAEARRLAAAEGVDMAVEQRDVFTLARDHREAFDGVWEYTCFCAIDPARREEYASVLHTILRPGGLLLACFFPLREGGDGPPF